One Terriglobia bacterium genomic region harbors:
- a CDS encoding DUF362 domain-containing protein, producing MKGRVAALKVEPSSILDSIERLTGLAGMRDALAPDRTTILKDNISWHFPFPAANTTPWQLEGTIRALRAGGFTDLACVQNKTVVTDAFKGEDLNRYLPILSAYGVPVLYNFRESDMSWVEYRPKARMHVLDRIYPDGIRIPGYFPGKNVVHLPTVKCHIYSTTTGAMKNAFGGLLHEHRHYTHSWIHRTLVDLLAIQREIHPGVFAVADGTTAGDGPGPRTMRPEVKNWMLASADQVAIDAVAAKMMGFDPLSIEYLRVAHEDGLGTGDPREIEVVGDDVSGESWGFRVGDNGASLVGNLLWFSPLKRFQKVFFRTPLVHAFIFGSEVYHDYYRWPLRDRRVFERWKRETEWGRLFERYEQGPLSPAALPATKAGPR from the coding sequence ATGAAGGGACGGGTGGCAGCGCTCAAGGTCGAGCCGTCGAGCATCCTGGACTCGATCGAGCGGCTGACCGGACTCGCCGGGATGCGGGACGCCCTCGCGCCGGACCGCACCACGATCCTCAAGGACAACATCTCCTGGCATTTCCCGTTTCCCGCCGCGAACACCACGCCGTGGCAGCTCGAAGGGACGATCCGCGCCTTGAGAGCCGGGGGATTCACAGACCTCGCCTGCGTCCAGAACAAGACGGTGGTCACCGATGCGTTCAAGGGCGAGGACCTGAACCGCTACCTCCCGATCCTGTCGGCGTACGGGGTGCCGGTCCTCTACAACTTCCGCGAGAGCGACATGTCCTGGGTGGAGTACCGGCCGAAGGCCCGGATGCACGTCCTCGACCGGATCTACCCCGACGGGATCAGGATCCCGGGGTACTTCCCCGGGAAGAACGTCGTTCATCTCCCCACCGTCAAATGCCACATCTACTCGACCACCACGGGCGCGATGAAGAACGCGTTCGGCGGCCTCCTGCACGAGCACCGTCACTACACCCACTCGTGGATTCACCGGACGCTCGTGGACCTGCTGGCGATCCAGCGGGAGATCCACCCGGGCGTCTTCGCGGTGGCCGACGGGACGACCGCCGGGGACGGTCCGGGGCCTCGCACGATGCGCCCCGAGGTCAAGAACTGGATGCTCGCCTCGGCCGATCAGGTGGCGATCGACGCGGTGGCGGCGAAGATGATGGGATTCGACCCGCTCTCGATCGAGTACCTCCGCGTCGCCCACGAGGACGGACTCGGCACCGGCGATCCACGGGAGATCGAGGTGGTCGGCGACGACGTGTCGGGCGAGTCGTGGGGGTTCAGAGTCGGGGACAACGGCGCGAGCCTCGTCGGGAACCTGCTGTGGTTCTCTCCGCTCAAGCGGTTCCAAAAGGTCTTCTTCAGAACGCCGCTGGTGCACGCGTTCATCTTCGGCTCCGAGGTGTATCACGATTATTACCGCTGGCCCCTCAGGGACCGGCGGGTCTTCGAACGCTGGAAGCGCGAGACGGAATGGGGCCGGCTGTTCGAGCGGTACGAGCAGGGCCCGCTTTCGCCCGCCGCGCTCCCCGCGACCAAGGCGGGACCGCGCTAG